The following nucleotide sequence is from Phytoactinopolyspora mesophila.
CGGTCCCGGCCAGCACCGCCGCCGGTTGCTGATCAGCGTCGACGGGGCCGGCTCCTCCCACGATCTGATCGACCACCTCGACCAGCTCGCGAAGCGTCCGGGCCGGCAACTGTGGTACACCGTCGGCTGGGACCTCACACAGCGCGAACGCGACGCGATCACCCTGGTGCCCGAGAAGGTGTGGCAGACCGCGATCGACACCTGCGGCAAACTGCGCACCAGCCGCGACGAGCACGCCCGGATCACCCCCGCCGCGCAGATCGCCGACATCACCGACTTGATCCGCACCGGACCACACGGCCTGAAGGACTGGCCAGCCGACCTGCGGGTCATCGCCCGCCGCGAGCGTGCGCACCCCGGCGCCCAGCTGTCGCTGTTCGAACAACACGCCGGCTGGCGGTTCCACCTCTTCGCGACCAACATTCCCCGCAGCCTGCCGTCCGGACACGCCAACCGGGTGCTGAACAACCTGGCCTACCTCGACGCCCTGGACCGTTCCCACGCCTGACTTCACCCACCGTTGCGTGATTGACGGTTCGGTAGGTCTGTGACCTGTGGGTTCGCGGTGTTCTGAGTGGTGGGATGGTCACTAAAAAGGGTTGGTGGTGTCGGTAGCCTGGGGCAGGTGGCGTCCCGATTCGTGCGCAAGGTCCGCACCGCCTCCGGTGCTGTGGCGGTTCAGATTGTTACCCGGCAGGGACGCGTGGTCGTTGACGTCGATCACATCGGCTCGGCCCACACTGATGCTGAACTCGCTCTGCTGGTCCAAACCGCCAGAGAACACCTTTCGCCTGGCCAGGAGACCCTTGACTTGGGTCCACTGGAACGCCGGTGCGAACGTGTCGATGATGTCGCCGACTGGACTACCAGCACCGAGCTCGGTGGCGCGGTCGAGGCTTCTTATGGTCGGCCTGCGATGGTCGCTGGTGGCGGCCAGGTCGTGGGCACCGAAGCGTTGATTCTTTGGGACGTCCTCACCGGCGCCTACGCCCAGTTGGGGTTCGATGTCCTCGGAGATGAGGTCTTCCGTGACCTTGTGCTCGGGCGGATTGTTGAACCGACCTCGAAGGCCGACACGATCCGTGTCCTGGACGAGATCGGCGTCGCAGCCCCTGGGTTGAACACGATCTATCGATGTCTGAAGCGCTGTCAGGAACGGGACTATCGTGGCCAACTCGCCACGGCCGCACTTGCCCATTCGGTGCGCACCACGGGCACATCAGCATTGATCATGTACGACTGCACGACGCTTCACTTCGAGAATGCTGATGAGGACGACCTGCGTCGGGTCGGGATGAGCAAGGAACACCGGGTGGACCCGCAAGCGCAGGTTGGCCTGTTGGTCGACCCCGGTGGGTTCCCGTTGGAGGTGCACCTGTTCGAAGGGAACAAGGCAGAGACCACCACCCTCATCCCCGTCCTGACGCAGTTCCAGCAACGCCACGGCGTGACCGACATGGTCGTGGTCGCCGACGCCGGCATGCTGTCCGCGTCGAATCTGAACGCGTTGGAGGACGCCGGGTTCTCCTTCATCGTCGGCTCCCGGCTGACCAAGGCGCCCTACGATTTGGCCGAGCACTTCGAACGCCACGGGAACTACTTCACCGACAGCCAGGTCCTCGAATCGAACCGGGTGATGGGCACCGGGAGCGCGGCCCGCTCGAGGCGGATCGTCTACCAGTGGTCGTTCAAGCGCCAGAAGCGAGACGACCGCAACATCAACAAGATGATTGAGAAAGCTGAGAAGATCGCCACCGGGCAGGCCCCGTTGAAGAAGACCCGGTTCCTGAAGGTCACCGGCGCCACGAAAGAGCTCGATCAGGCCACCATTGATCGTGCACGTCAGCTTGCTGGGCTGAAGGGCTACGTAACAAACCTGTCTGTTGAAGCCATGGATGGTGCGGCCGTGATCGCGGCTTATCACGACTTGTGGCAGGTCGAAGCGTCGTTCCGGATGACCAAGAACGACCTACGCGCCCGCCCGGTGTTCCACCGGCAACGTGAAGCGATCGAGGCGCACCTCACGGTCGTGTTCGCCGCTCTTGCCCTCAGCCGACACCTGCAGGAACGCGCCGGCATGTCCATCAAGAAGATCGTGCAGACGCTACGACCGGTGCGTTCAGCCAAGGTCGAGATCAACGGTGAACAGCTCGTTCTACCGCCAAAGCTACCCGACCGCGCCAAGGAACTACTGGAAGCGATCAATGGTCACTAAAGCCAATGGGTGAACTCAGGACGAGCACGCCCGGATCACCCCCGCCGCGCAGATCGCCGACATCACCGACTTGATCCGCACCGGACCACACGGCCTGAAGGACTGGCCAGCCGACCTGCGGGTCATCGCCCGCCGCGAGCGTGCGCACCCCGGCGCCCAGCTGTCGCTGTTCGAACAACACGCCGGCTGGCGGTTCCACCTCTTCGCGACCAACATTCCCCGCAGCCTGCCGTCCGGACACGCCAACCGGGTGCTGAACAACCTGGCCTACCTCGACGCCCTGGACCGTTCCCACGCTCGCGTGGAAGATCGCATCAGATGCGCCAAGAGCATGGGGCTGACCCGGCTCCCCTCCCACGGCTTCGACCGCAACAAGGCCTGGATGACCGCCTCCGCGCTGGCGCAGACCCTGCTCGCCTGGCTCGCCCAGCTCGGCCTCGACGGCGAGCTCGCCAAGGCCGAGCCCGACACCATCCGTCACCGGCTGCTGCACGTCGCCGCCAAACTCGTCCGCGGTGCCCGCCGACGCCGCCTCGAGATCGACCAGACCTGGCCCTGGACGACCGACCTCGTCCGCGCGATCCACCGAATCCAAGTGCTCCCCGCACCCGGATGACCAGCACCAACACGTCCCTGCGATCAATCGAGAGGAGGACACCCGCACGCTGGGTGCGATGAGAGCCCACGGCCACCGGACCGACAGCCGGCACACGAGGCCACCCACGCACCCAAAACAGCAAGATCAAAAACGAATCACCGGCCGCGCAGCGTCAGCCTGCCAACCACGCGAAAAATCGAGGTTAACTTGTTGCTTTATGTCAGTTTCCCAATCGCGAAGCCTACGACGCCAGCGAGTAGTGCCGAAACGATCTGAAGCGTCAACTGGTCTCTATTTCGTTCCCAGTAGCTTGGTGCGTCAGCACGGCGCCTCGCTATTACTATCGACTTGCCAATCCTATCGGATACTAGCCAGGTGATACCAGCTAGTGGAACTAAGGACAGAATCACCAAACCTGGTTGCCAATGGGCCAAAAGGAGCGCAAAGAAGCCAGCTACAGGGATAGCAGCCAAGTAGCCAACAAATATTGGATGGAATAGGCGAATTCTAGTTAAAGGTCGGGACTTCTTTTTCAGGAGTTCTTCTAATCGCCCTAGGACACCGAGCGCCTCATCGTCACCATTTGTCACCATAAGGCGCTGTAGGTAACTTGTTATTTCAAGAGTTAGTCGGGGCTTGGGGGGATCTTTCCGAACGAGCTCGAGTCGCACGATCCGTGGGTTAACGAGCGCAGATAAGTCCTCGATGTGCGAAGCCTCGTTGCCATCAACCTCGATAACAACTTTGTCTGACCCATCCTTGCTAAGGACCCGATAGATTTCTTCGAGATCATCAAGCCAAAGTTTGACGGGTCGAACTTCAACGATACGAGACTCCCTGAGACGCTTGAGTGCCACAGCCGTGCTCCGTTCGTAAAAATGGTTGAGCCCAGTCATGCCGTCAGGGCTGCCTTGATGCCAAGTGGTTACTGTCTCATCTTTGGGATCTCGGAAGGCGAGGCGTTGTTTCTCGTGCTGCTAGACCTCATGTGGGTGGGGTCATGATGAGTCGCGCTCCCCTCATCGCGGCTATTCTTCGGCCTGCGCTGTGCGCGCGTCAAGGGCGCTCGCAAGCTCGCGTCACTTCGTGATCGGCCATGCCGACCCTTGACCCGCTTCGCTTCGGCCGATGGATGGCGGCTATGAGGGAACGGTGAAGAGTGGGCACGCGGTGTCGGCCAGCGAATCGACCTGTTTACGTGGGTTCCGGCACGTCAGGGCAAGAGAGTGAAGGTCTTGGTATGGCGTGGGCGGACGACGGTGAAGTGACGGTGGTCGATGGTGGCCACCTCGGCGACGTTCAGCCGTTCAGCAACGGCGATGACCGAAGCATCCACCGCGCCAAGAGGGAAGTCCGCATACTGCTCGATGAGCTCCGCCATGCGCTTTCGGTCGGCAGGCTCGATCTGGGCGAGAAAGAACGGCTGTTCTTCGGGTGACGCGCTGCCGCCGTCGTCGAACGAGCGCAGGAAGTTGGCCTCCAGTTCTGGGCTGGAGTCGCGTTCGACGAAGTAGCACGTCTCAACCATGACTGGCGTCGGCACGATCAACGGACCTTGCGCTTCGATGTACCAGTCTCGGCAGCGTTGGTGGTGCTGGTCGTCGGCATCGAGCAGGGCGACCAGCACCCCGGTGTCAACGACGATCACGCTTGGCGGCCGAGTTCGGACTTCAAGATCTCTTCATGCCGCTCGGACAGGTCGCCTCGGCCGGAACGCATTCCACCGAACCACGATGGCTCCTTGCGCTTGGACGTCTTTTGGCTCGCGAGCTTGGAGGCGTACTGAAGCAGCTCGTCGACCTGCTTGTCACCAAGCTCGTCGACCAGCTCAAGGAGTTGTTCCTTCTTGGTCACATACACAGTGTGCATCAATCTCCCTTCCTGGTGCCACGATTCGGCCGTTGGTGCGGGACGCGACGCCGCCTTATCCCCCCGGTTCAACGGCCCTGGTCAGCGTGATGAACGAGCCCTTGGCAGGCAACGTGACCACCTGCCCCTGTTCCCTGAGAACTTCGGTGGCGCGTCGCACCGTCCCAATGGAGACGCCATATTCGACGGCTAGATCACGCTCTCCCGGCAGTCGAGATCCTGTAGGCAGTTCACCGGCCAAGATGCGAGCCTCGATGTGGTCGGCTACCTGCCGGTATAAGTACCCCGGTTCATCGTCATCCCGACTGAACGGCTCGACCGTGCCGCGTGGTTCCCCGCTCACGGCTGTTCACCGTCATCCTGCATCGACAGAGCGATCTCTAGGCGCATGATCTGCCGGTCGAGGACGGTCAGCGTGTTGTGCACGTCGGTTGCTGCTTCGCCGATCCGTTCAACGGCGGCGCGAAGCTGTTCCTCAGTCATCGGGCGTCACCGCCATTCGCCGAACCAGTGATGAGCTGGTGCACGCGCTGATGCGAGATGCCGAGGACGGTGCCGATGTCCCGCAATGACAATCCATAGTCCGCCAACCGCTGAGCAGCGGCTCGGTACTCAGCGGCCGCTCGCCGGGTACAGGTAGCCGAAGCTTGGCGCAACCGGAACGCGCGGGTCAGATGCTCCTGGACCTGGTGAGGCAGGACCGGGTGGAGGTGGACGGTGACCCGGGCAGGCTGGACACCGACCGCCGATGCCAGCGCGTGGCGGGCTAGGCGTGCGGCTTGGGAGAGCAGCCGCGCGTGAACGTCGATGCGAGGTTGACTGGCCCACGGCCACCGGACCGACAGCCGGCACACGAGGCCACCCACGCACCCAAAACAGCAAGATCAAAAACGAATCACCGGCCGCGCAGCGTCAGCCTGCCAACCACGCGAAAAATCGAGGCTAGAGCCATGAAGTGCCGAGTTCGAGGTGCTGATCGGACACACGTCGCCTTCGTCGGCATGTCGTGATCTAGGTGGGAGTGCGACTTATCGAGAATCGGGACAGTGGCGTTTTCGGACTCGAATCATCGGCTTGTCGACGTGGCTCGATCGGATGTTTCGGTCGAGATGGTCCCGATTCGCACGTTTTGCCGTGGTCCGTGGTCAACGCTCGTCCGGTCCCGCGATGAGTCCGTTTCCCGGCGATCGTGACTAGCGTCGATGGCGCAGGATGCCGGCGTGAGCGAGCGTGGGCGGGACTCTACATGAGCGACCTCAAACAAGGCTAAGCCACTCTGGTCGGTAGGCCGTGAAGCGCGCAATCCCCACCGCGCTGCGCTGCTATTATTGTGGATTGGGTCGAAAATGGCCCAAGTCACAATAATAGTGGCTGTAGCCAAGAGTTGAGATGAGTATCTGTGAGATACGTCCTTTCAGCTATTTCGGCCGTTATGTTGCTCCTGTGTCTATTGGTGTTCGCCGGGAATCTGATCTTCGGTCAGTTGTCGACTGATCGTGACTGCACCGAACTGTCAGCGTTCGGGCCAGCGAAATACTCCTACGACGGGACATGTCAGATTGAATCGAGCTCGGCTGGTCTCGTAGAAGTCCGTTTGACGAACTCATCGTCTTTGGTTTCCGCTGCTACTCTAATTGGCGCGGTACTGTCGTCATCGTGGCTCGCTGTGCAGATCGGAAACAGGAAGAGCGAAGATGATGAGGCTTTAGCCTAAGGCAGATTGTCACGCATTCTGGATACTCTGGGTACAGTGGGTCGCCGACCTCGGCTCGGTAGATAGTTTCGTCTCCTCGGTACCGCCACATGCAAGCTGGTGCGGTCTGGCCGAGGCCGAGGCCCAGGCCCAGGCCAATGTAAGATTTCTTGCCGAACGCTCTACTTCGGTTAGGCCCATGCGGTGCGAAATTGCGTCGCGGATGGAGGGGTCTCTGGAAAGTCAATGCAATTATCGTATACAGTTTGCAGGCTCAGGGAAATGGGAGACGCTTCTTCAATTCCCGGGACCGTGCTCATCTCAAACCAGTACGTCCAGCCTCCGGTAAACGGGTTGTCTTGGTTCCTTACTAGGTGCTGGGGATATGGTGTCCCGAAACCAAAATTCCGGGAGTTGCATGGATCGGTAGCGTCCGCCTAGTCGAAAAAGGGTGCGAGTGCATCCGGCACATTGGAGAGCCGCCATGGTGGTCCCCAGAACTCGTCCAGGATTGAGTCGGGTGCCTTATTGGCCCAGAATCGGTCGTCGTTGTCAGGGTGGCACGTTATGGGTCGGCCGGGCCACACGGACCCGAAATCTTCGTTCCAGAGGAAGAAGTCGTACTCAATCCCGTAACCGTAGGGCAGGTAGTTGGTGTGACCACAGCGCAGCGCAGCTCGCGCATCGCCCCAGTAGGCCACCTCGGCGTCCGGGTCAACCAAAGCCAGAATGACCGGGTATGCCGAGCGCTCCCAATATGACCGGTGTTTCGCGGTTGGCGTGAACTGGAAGAAGCCCTCCGGTCCGTCCTCGAGGTACGACGTGCCTGACTTGATCTGGACAGCCACGGAGTGCCCCGTGGTTAGGTCGTCGTAGACGTATTCGATGTGTCCGTCTATCCCGACGTCGTGCGTCGTCAGCTCGCGCCACATGCACCCAGACTTGATGACATGGCGCTCGACGTGGTTGACCCCGAACCGTTCTGTTGTTGATGTCGTGAGGACCCTCGGAAGTTCCGACATGGGCCAATCAGATCGCACCGCCAGGTCGCTAGCTACCCGGGGAGCACGAGTCAAGTTTCGTTTAATGAACGGGGCCTGCGTCATTTCGCCGCGAACGACACGGTGGGTGCGAGTCTGTCTCCGGGCCACAGCCTGCGCGGGTGAGGTCAGTTTCCTTGGGGTGGCTCGCTTTCGGCGCATTAACTGTCTGCCGATGTCGTTGGGGCAGAATTCGCCCCGCTGGATGCGCCTCCTGGTCAGAGGATGCGCAACCTTCGACGCCTCGTGGTTAGTAGATCGGGCGGTTGGCGAAGCGGGTGCCGGGGAGTTGGGTGAGCGAGGAGAGGACGAGCCTGCGGCCGTTGGCGTTGCTGGTGATGATGCGTTGTTCGGTGTCGTCGGGTTCGGCGAGAAAGTCGTAGTGGTTGCGGAGTTGGGTGCTGAGTTCGTCCAGGCTGGGGGCGGGGATGGCGAGCAGGCCGATGCTGTCTTCGTCGTAGTCGGCCGCGGGTCGGATGGTCTTCCAGAGTGCTGGGTGGTAGTCCACGGCGGCGGTGACTGGTGGCCAGGTCGTTGGTGGTGATGACAGGCCGTACTGGTCGACCCAGGTCTTGAGGATGGCCAGGCGGCGGACGGTGTCGCGGTCGAAGCTGGAGTGCGGGCTGGTGGTGGCGATCCAGACCAGGTCGTAGACGTCGCGTGCCGGGGTCCGGCGGGAGAGCCGGGCGATCTTTTCGGCCATGTTCTCTTCGAGGGCCATAACCGGGAGGCTGTCGGGCAGGGCGTATGCGCGGTGGATGGGCAGCGGCACCCAGTCGCGTTCCTGAGGAGGCAGCCAGGGGGCTGGTCCGATGTCGAGTTTGGTGGTGAGGTTGCCGACGGCGCCGAATGGTGTTTCGTAGTGGACGTGTGCTCGGCCGCGGCGGTCGATGACGTGGTAGGTGAAGCCGTTGATCTGCTTTCCGTCGATCTCGGCTCGCAGCAGTTCGGCGACGGCGTTTGGGTCGTCGTCGGGGTCGCGGACGGAGAAGTCGAGGTCGGTGGAGAAGCGTCCGGCGTTGCCGGCGTAGAGCTTGCGAAGGGCCGTGCCGCCTTTGAATACGAGGTGGTCGAACATGCCTCGTTCGGCCAGGTGCGCGAGGAGTAGGTCTTGGGCGATGTCGATGAGGGCGGCGTAGCGTCCGCCGGCTCCGGGTGGGGTGTGCCGGGCGAGCCAGCCCGCGGTCAGAGCGTTCATGCTGCCTCGCTGATGGTGCGGGGGTCGAAGGGGAGGAGGTCGTCGGCGATGTTGAAGCGTTTGTCGAAGCGGCGGGTGGTGCGTGAAGCGCCGAACCACGTGACGGTGGGTGGCCGGGTGGGTTGGAGTTGGTCGGCGATCTGGGGTGCGACACCGCTGAGCAGGTAGGCCAACCGGGCCCGGGCCGCGCTGGGGCGTTGGTGTAGCTCACGGTTCAGATCTTCGGCTGAGCTGCGGCTGACGAGTTCTGGCAGCGCTTCGGCGAACGTATGCCAGCCGCGGATGTCGCCGGGTTTGGTGGCGAGGTGGACCAGGATGGTG
It contains:
- a CDS encoding DUF4365 domain-containing protein; the encoded protein is MRRKRATPRKLTSPAQAVARRQTRTHRVVRGEMTQAPFIKRNLTRAPRVASDLAVRSDWPMSELPRVLTTSTTERFGVNHVERHVIKSGCMWRELTTHDVGIDGHIEYVYDDLTTGHSVAVQIKSGTSYLEDGPEGFFQFTPTAKHRSYWERSAYPVILALVDPDAEVAYWGDARAALRCGHTNYLPYGYGIEYDFFLWNEDFGSVWPGRPITCHPDNDDRFWANKAPDSILDEFWGPPWRLSNVPDALAPFFD
- a CDS encoding GntR family transcriptional regulator gives rise to the protein MSGEPRGTVEPFSRDDDEPGYLYRQVADHIEARILAGELPTGSRLPGERDLAVEYGVSIGTVRRATEVLREQGQVVTLPAKGSFITLTRAVEPGG
- a CDS encoding nucleotidyl transferase AbiEii/AbiGii toxin family protein yields the protein MNALTAGWLARHTPPGAGGRYAALIDIAQDLLLAHLAERGMFDHLVFKGGTALRKLYAGNAGRFSTDLDFSVRDPDDDPNAVAELLRAEIDGKQINGFTYHVIDRRGRAHVHYETPFGAVGNLTTKLDIGPAPWLPPQERDWVPLPIHRAYALPDSLPVMALEENMAEKIARLSRRTPARDVYDLVWIATTSPHSSFDRDTVRRLAILKTWVDQYGLSSPPTTWPPVTAAVDYHPALWKTIRPAADYDEDSIGLLAIPAPSLDELSTQLRNHYDFLAEPDDTEQRIITSNANGRRLVLSSLTQLPGTRFANRPIY
- a CDS encoding transposase; translated protein: MIRTGPHGLKDWPADLRVIARRERAHPGAQLSLFEQHAGWRFHLFATNIPRSLPSGHANRVLNNLAYLDALDRSHARVEDRIRCAKSMGLTRLPSHGFDRNKAWMTASALAQTLLAWLAQLGLDGELAKAEPDTIRHRLLHVAAKLVRGARRRRLEIDQTWPWTTDLVRAIHRIQVLPAPG
- a CDS encoding PIN domain-containing protein, producing MIVVDTGVLVALLDADDQHHQRCRDWYIEAQGPLIVPTPVMVETCYFVERDSSPELEANFLRSFDDGGSASPEEQPFFLAQIEPADRKRMAELIEQYADFPLGAVDASVIAVAERLNVAEVATIDHRHFTVVRPRHTKTFTLLP
- a CDS encoding IS1634 family transposase, whose translation is MASRFVRKVRTASGAVAVQIVTRQGRVVVDVDHIGSAHTDAELALLVQTAREHLSPGQETLDLGPLERRCERVDDVADWTTSTELGGAVEASYGRPAMVAGGGQVVGTEALILWDVLTGAYAQLGFDVLGDEVFRDLVLGRIVEPTSKADTIRVLDEIGVAAPGLNTIYRCLKRCQERDYRGQLATAALAHSVRTTGTSALIMYDCTTLHFENADEDDLRRVGMSKEHRVDPQAQVGLLVDPGGFPLEVHLFEGNKAETTTLIPVLTQFQQRHGVTDMVVVADAGMLSASNLNALEDAGFSFIVGSRLTKAPYDLAEHFERHGNYFTDSQVLESNRVMGTGSAARSRRIVYQWSFKRQKRDDRNINKMIEKAEKIATGQAPLKKTRFLKVTGATKELDQATIDRARQLAGLKGYVTNLSVEAMDGAAVIAAYHDLWQVEASFRMTKNDLRARPVFHRQREAIEAHLTVVFAALALSRHLQERAGMSIKKIVQTLRPVRSAKVEINGEQLVLPPKLPDRAKELLEAINGH